The DNA segment ATACCTGTGACGCCGTGATGGCGCTGGCGCTGGCCCTATGGCCGCTGTATCGCCCGGATCAGCCGATTATAGGAGCGCGGGTGGGGAAAATATAAACGGCCCGCACCCGTGACAGGATGCCGGCCGGTTGGCACGAACGATATATATGCGGGCGCAATCCCTAAAATGGGAGCATCGCGCCGGAAACGTCATTAACAGTGAGACCGAGGACGATGATAAAGATTATCGCCCCGACCAGCCATTTCAGCGGGAATCTTTTTTGTTTTCGGTAAACCACCATATCAATCATCTCCCTTTATCAATATTTCCGAAATCGATTTGAGCAATTGCTGTGCCGGGGTGGGGAATTCCGGGCTTATTTGCAATGATTTGGCCGGCAAGCGGTTACGGCACAGGATTTTTTGGAGTGCCTGGATTGTATGAAGCCCCCTGCATAAATTGGAGCGACAGTTTTGATACCAAAAAGGTGGTGAATGGTCCGAGGGAAGGGTTGGTGACGGAGGTAAAATGGAAAATCTGGTAGGAAAAATAACGGCGTCACTTTTGGAAAATGAGCCGGACAGAATTTCGGAACTGGCGAACCTTATCAATTCTAATATCAAGCCGCCGGAGCCGATTCGAGCCGATGAAGTGGAGATTCGGGCGATGTATATCGTCTCGGATCAGGTCAACAGTTACGGAGGGTGTTTTCCGCCTGACGAGCATCAGAGCCTGATAAATCTGTTGATTGATTCCCCGGTCCTGGTGGGGCACCGGAAAGACAGCCTGCCGATCGCTCGGAATTTTCATGCCGAAGCGGTCCGGCGCGACGGGGCCAATTGGGTTAAAGTCTATTTTTACTGGCGGAAAGATTCCGAACCGGGCGAGGAATTACGAAAAAATATCGACAGCGGCATCTATAAAGAATGCTCGATAAGTTTCATATTCAGTTTCCCGGAGTGTTCGATTTGCGGGGCCGATATCCGGGAGTGCCGTCACCGCCCGGGGGAAATTTACGAAGTTGACGGAACCAAGAGGGAGGCATATTTCAATTATCGCGAGATCGAAAAGGTGCTGGAAACATCGCTGGTTTATCGCGGTTCGGTCGAAAACACCGCCATTACGGGAGAATTGTTTATGGGTGGCAAGGATATTGGCGGCGATAGCGAATCCAAAATAGAAGATTCAAGACTAAAATATCACCGCATCTGGAGTATCGATGCCCTTGATCCGGCGCAACGGTACATGGTAATGCCGGCATATGAATCAATTCCGATCAGGTTAATTCATAAAGAACAGGCGCTGAGTTTGCAGACGGCAGAAAAGGAGTTGGAATCATCGCGGTTACAGCAGTTCGCGTGTCGTCTGAATTTCCCCGAAGGGAATTATGTTCTGGAGGGGTGCCTGCTTGGCTATCGCGGCAAGGAAAGACAAACCCCGCAGGAGATCGAGTCCTATCTGGCGGGGCGCAAGTCAGCGGTTCACCGAATGGAGTTGAAGGTTATTGACATAATCGAGCAGGATAATCAGAGGGTCGCGGAATTGA comes from the Candidatus Zixiibacteriota bacterium genome and includes:
- a CDS encoding hypothetical protein (Evidence 5 : Unknown function) is translated as MPGWGIPGLFAMIWPASGYGTGFFGVPGLYEAPCINWSDSFDTKKVVNGPREGLVTEVKWKIW
- a CDS encoding hypothetical protein (Evidence 5 : Unknown function), giving the protein MENLVGKITASLLENEPDRISELANLINSNIKPPEPIRADEVEIRAMYIVSDQVNSYGGCFPPDEHQSLINLLIDSPVLVGHRKDSLPIARNFHAEAVRRDGANWVKVYFYWRKDSEPGEELRKNIDSGIYKECSISFIFSFPECSICGADIRECRHRPGEIYEVDGTKREAYFNYREIEKVLETSLVYRGSVENTAITGELFMGGKDIGGDSESKIEDSRLKYHRIWSIDALDPAQRYMVMPAYESIPIRLIHKEQALSLQTAEKELESSRLQQFACRLNFPEGNYVLEGCLLGYRGKERQTPQEIESYLAGRKSAVHRMELKVIDIIEQDNQRVAELSGKERHARLHQILGEENRFLLPVEECGDADLGPATERLSTRFGTLIFSADSESRFFLPRRHLFPAVISDKEKCGSQYRYRVGCIKAGEELQIATMISSPMDIEAGQIVELEVAAFKIENDHIKVSEPRLVHFYHDMIRMQDISLLAAAGELSIEGYELLSKGEAAFLKISEGKGKESIYRLSNFSESSFLAGKRFLADAAALSETESSDKIISGKARIKKAGESFCLETGSSGEKLYLRRIVLHGKARFLLYRTGAEAGECSHE